A DNA window from Ornithodoros turicata isolate Travis chromosome 10, ASM3712646v1, whole genome shotgun sequence contains the following coding sequences:
- the LOC135371028 gene encoding neprilysin-1-like — protein MQMQATSERRAATSSSASSTAAGLRRSPPEETFMTFADLIPTLPPSDNDNRLSSRVQMIVAGTAAVIAALVLLISLATALALRKRPNGPEDTFGMEIPTELRPRSKAAYSCSTDYCSKEAELIAQSVNKSKTSACDDFYDFVCHGWLQENPITAQASKTSYQLNLKERIEAGLLAFVEAESPRPNTMVPSYNVSVVSKYVAFVRGCQQKASIEAVGVKPLRRVLADLGLREWPSTRVHEPNVEEVAARVMRDLGEATLFSVTVDWDIANKSKNILTIDQPPLPMMRGHLLGNAKNLEAYRNLVKTAMALIKPREPLEGLAGDVMNLVHRMARSTKTEKERMKIGVHFLRERLDSLQGKSKWNWRLFLNTILAGIHVLEPRDFVRVKTPFYMVHMSRILSTVSSANLFNFVGFQVVLTLSPLLFEPAQGISQLRLRRRFESKGEESTSQKICLHLAEDAMPLATLHTYATIFHKLYQPSVERVMYTVENIRYFMKVFVDQTYWMEDAAKMVAKYKLQNMKVNVFYPPWVFDTEKLGRIYAQAIVNTKEIAESYYLARRASMRHYWLRFDMHGTETYWVGSTFDTDCTYDCLTNSLYIPMGLYSEPVLHSDISAVMSVSRPGARIAHAMLAAIDRRGSQFTVSQMYQKWWTEETLFRYAQTQSCFIEQYKSIVDRKLHVRLTSTGSTDVNIADNAVPEVLLEAFLQTIQDLDLDENSYVIAGLGKFNIKQIFYMSYAMGFCEDQREDLLKKELLHGVSSPPKYRINIPFGNLPAFSEAFSCHTGAPMNRSSRCSLWQSYPAEGIHRSE, from the exons ATGCAGATGCAAGCAACAAGTGAAAGGCGTGCCGCCACTTCAAGCTCTG CCTCTTCAACTGCTGCGGGCCTTCGGCGTTCCCCACCAGAAGAAACGTTTATGACCTTCGCCGACTTGATTCCGACACTCCCCCCATCGGACAACGACAACAG GCTGTCATCCAGGGTACAGATGATTGTAGCAGGCACAGCCGCTGTCATCGCTGCCCTCGTGCTGCTGATCAGCTTGGCCACAGCGTTGGCTCTACGGAAAAGACCAA ACGGGCCAGAGGACACTTTCGGGATGGAAATTCCTACAG AATTGAGACCGAGGTCAAAGGCTGCGTACTCCTGCAGCACCGACTACTGCAGCAAAGAAG CCGAGCTCATAGCACAAAGCGTGAACAAGAGCAAGACCAGTGCGTGTGACGACTTCTACGACTTCGTCTGCCACGGGTGGCTCCAGGAGAACCCCATAACTGCTCAGGCATCCAAGACCTCTTACCAGCTGAACCTGAAGGAACGTATTGAGGCTGGGTTGCTAGCTTTTGTAGAAG CGGAATCTCCGAGACCCAACACGATGGTACCTTCCTACAACGTATCTGTCGTCAGCAAATATGTTGCCTTCGTTCGAGGCTGTCAACAGAAAG CGTCTATCGAAGCCGTCGGGGTGAAACCACTTCGACGAGTGCTTGCCGATTTAGGCTTACGTGAGTGGCCTAGTACACGAGTGCATGAACCGAACGTGGAAGAAGTGGCAGCGCGCGTAATGCGTGACCTTGGTGAAGCCACACTCTTTAGCGTGACCGTCGACTGGGACATCGCTAATAAGTCCAAGAATATTCTAACG ATTGATCAGCCGCCACTGCCGATGATGAGGGGACACTTACTGGGCAACGCGAAAAACCTCGAGGCTTATCGAAACCTTGTCAAGACAGCTATGGCACTCATCAAGCCCAGGGAGCCACTGGAAGGCCTCGCCGGGGACGTCATGAACTTGGTTCATCGTATGGCCAGG tcgaCCAAGACAGAAAAAGAACGGATGAAAATAGGTGTGCATTTCTTGAGAGAACGTCTGGACAGTTTGCAAGGGAAGTCTAAG TGGAACTGGAGACTCTTCCTGAACACCATCCTCGCTGGAATCCACGTACTGGAGCCGCGAGACTTCGTGCGCGTCAAGACTCCGTTCTACATGGTCCACATGTCTCGGATCCTTAGCACAGTGTCCAG CGCCAACCTATTTAATTTCGTCGGCTTCCAAGTCGTCCTCACATTGTCACCCCTGCTCTTCGAGCCTGCACAAGGAATATCTCAGCTGAGACTACGGAGACGATTCGAATCTAAAGGAGAAGAGAGCACCAGTCAAAAGATATGCCTCCATTTGGCGGAAGATGCCATGCCTCTAGCTACGCTCCACACGTACGCTACCATCTTCCACAAGCTCTACCAGCCTAGCGTCGAAAGG GTGATGTATACCGTGGAAAACATCCGCTATTTCATGAAAGTCTTCGTAGACCAGACCTATTGGATGGAAGACGCAGCGAAAATGGTAGCAAAATATAAG CTTCAGAATATGAAGGTGAACGTGTTTTATCCCCCCTGGGTTTTCGATACGGAGAAGTTGGGAAGAATCTACGCTCAG GCCATCGTAAACACTAAGGAAATAGCAGAGAGCTACTACCTTGCTCGCAGGGCTTCCATGCGACATTACTGGTTGCGCTTTGACATGCACGGCACGGAAACTTA TTGGGTTGGATCAACCTTTGACACGGACTGCACTTACGATTGCCTGACCAACTCGCTTT ACATACCGATGGGACTGTACAGCGAGCCAGTTCTTCACTCCGACATTTCTGC AGTAATGAGCGTTTCCAGGCCCGGTGCTCGAATTGCACATGCCATGTTAGCAGCCATCGACAGGAGAG GTTCTCAGTTCACGGTGTCCCAGATGTACCAGAAGTGGTGGACAGAGGAGACGCTTTTTAGATACGCGCAGACTCAATCCTGTTTCATCGAACAGTATAAAAGTATAGTGGACCGGAAGCTACACGTCAGG CTAACAAGTACCGGAAGCACGGATGTCAACATCGCTGATAATGCCGTTCCGGAGGTATTGCTTGAG GCTTTCTTGCAAACCATCCAAGACCTGGATTTAGACGAGAACTCCTACGTCATTGCTGGTCTGGGGAAGTTCAACATCAAGCAGATCTTCTACATGTCGTACGCCATG GGCTTCTGCGAGGACCAAAGGGAGGATCTCCTGAAGAAGGAGTTACTTCACGGAGTCTCGAGTCCTCCAAAATATCG CATCAACATCCCTTTCGGCAACCTCCCCGCTTTCTCTGAGGCTTTCTCCTGTCATACGGGCGCGCCCATGAACCGATCTTCCCGTTGCTCCCTGTGGCAGTCCTACCCCGCAGAAGGTATCCACAGGAGTGAATAA
- the LOC135370305 gene encoding mucin-4-like, giving the protein MLATNIQRRSPPMSGPSRDTVESQTESNPDTNEENQILRRNPVGRRAKWLYPMLLALLALFFGVIGTPVVVLALNSESRLSLHHNGNVTVSSEDTSHAGLSRQTLEEDRKTNAPRMSVGIIYLTIPSRPRGTRSSSTDRTRRSHRPLSRKEKLYGPRVEEKPGDESVQILRDHPIPAPKKGDTISKLREHEHYKKRAGRQDAGDTTGTSTNFTSALPFNSASASGSTGLSSSSAAFTPGVLTLHTTRKNLSIAKPALQIRHRRHGRRHFIQKRVRAAKTTHHSIKDRHRWPGRKRKRRTTKRHTTTPLRLRETVNASMATTVPQSVLDTRNATIAASIAELKSTEQLNTTDGVFRNSVPDHETTNGSYVNGTASTSFNDSRSLTDTAQGGSTGARAIHETYHVNGSKEIASSVPYLEDVSVDLLNASGDSVENATDSESVANPSDTTSDISGSATNLTSTTAHLLKNTGITGVPSDFDVTELASTAFTEFDEQTITANTRKDVEGQVSDKDQARGRTKGNGGMLEGVVRQSPEETVTSKSVGGLRQPNSIAVNKSGMYTVEKMHNETRSSDAFQDVLSLRNVTTYQLLTSTVTMAVRTARSQSGDRNSEQWISRVPAGGHSQKTSYLNLEPASTFAATTTKKGTTGATRKEGGTLHNTGTTATVRVEANNQSVGSHEPPKYHANGVVAGRSSAALTDTTSAFAADTDEYNDTEIMSSRAATAHSIGINRSSVGPEYGEPIHGRVADENRSTNGTISFLAASLPVAQHASSSAIKSTRAPGGSDANEYGSKYFRSSTEIAHSVSRGRSKDSSVFGASVSMVLPFTLSLRSAAQTVTSVSGIPLRNDLVSPIPSITTEDKEYDDNDTGDTTAVSGSSDPKMPTALKKVPKGNASTSGSTIFPKRTELSSVTPITISTNLTTRRLLISGGTAYASNITTKATDGNQGTSKIARRQIQSNLSQVTRRALSESLRTETSTTIKLTTYAKGRTTDQRMNTSSTQLPGLLSPRNSTRTGTTKVTEDEDLQWMANKGSTSAKLPTASDKHSSQPTDYYDDNTTFINEPPKGTPGRQETIQKRRSQGELGEPVRLNSSTTAALHTAYYYDDALSESSSTKTTETDEDSQYQNSPDDSFDDLFY; this is encoded by the exons ATGCTGGCTACAAACATCCAGCGTAGGTCTCCACCGATGTCTGGCCCATCACGAGACACAG TTGAAAGCCAGACGGAAAGCAACCCAGATACGAACGAGGAGAACCAGATTCT ACGAAGAAATCCAGTAGGACGCCGTGCAAAATGGCTCTATCCGATGCTCCTAGCATTGCTGGCGTTGTTCTTCGGCGTCATTGGCACACCAGTCGTCGTCCTGGCGCTAAACAGCGAAA GCAGGCTATCTCTGCATCACAACGGGAACGTCACAGTTTCGTCGGAAGACACTAGCCATGCTGGCCTATCAAGACAGACACTCGAGGAGGACCGAAAAACGAACGCGCCGCGGATGTCTGTCGGTATCATCTACCTCACCATCCCTTCCAGGCCTCGGGGAACACGGTCGAGTTCAACAGACAGAACGCGACGATCTCATCGGCCGCTGAGCAGGAAGGAGAAGCTCTACGGCCCGAGAG TCGAAGAGAAGCCTGGTGACGAGTCGGTCCAGATTCTCAGAGACCATCCGATACCTGCTCCGAAGAAGGGCGATACCATCAGCAAACTACGCGAGCACGAGCATTACAAGAAGCGAGCAGGCAGACAAGATGCGGGAGACACGACTGGCACCTCAACGAACTTCACGTCCGCCCTCCCATTTAATTCAGCATCAGCATCCGGGTCTACTGGCTTGTCCAGCTCGAGCGCTGCTTTTACTCCTGGCGTATTGACGTTACACACGACTCGGAAGAACCTGTCGATTGCAAAACCAGCATTACAGATTCGCCACAGAAGACACGGTCGCAGACACTTTATACAGAAGCGAGTAAGAGCTGCCAAGACAACGCATCATTCCATCAAGGACCGGCATCGCTGGCCAGGCAGAAAGAGGAAACGGAGAACTACTAAACGGCATACCACGACACCCTTACGGCTACGTGAGACAGTAAACGCCTCAATGGCAACCACAGTTCCCCAGAGCGTCCTTGACACACGCAACGCCACAATCGCTGCTTCGATCGCTGAACTGAAATCCACGGAGCAGTTAAACACAACGGACGGCGTTTTCCGTAATAGTGTACCAGATCACGAAACGACCAACGGGAGTTATGTGAATGGCACAGCAAGTACCTCGTTCAATGATTCGAGAAGTCTAACCGATACTGCTCAAGGCGGGTCCACTGGTGCAAGAGCTATCCATGAAACATATCACGTTAATGGTTCGAAAGAGATCGCCAGCAGCGTGCCATATCTAGAAGACGTGTCGGTGGATCTGCTGAATGCTTCGGGAGATTCAGTGGAAAATGCAACAGACTCAGAAAGTGTAGCAAATCCATCTGATACGACGAGTGATATTTCCGGCAGTGCCACTAACCTGACAAGCACTACTGCGCACCTACTGAAAAATACAGGCATCACTGGAGTACCAAGCGACTTTGACGTCACAGAACTTGCTAGTACTGCCTTCACAGAATTTGACGAACAGACGATAACTGCAAACACAAGAAAGGACGTGGAAGGGCAGGTTTCCGACAAGGACCAGGCAAGGGGAAGGACAAAAGGGAATGGGGGGATGCTTGAGGGGGTCGTACGTCAGTCGCCGGAAGAAACCGTCACCAGCAAATCAGTTGGAGGATTACGGCAACCGAACAGTATTGCAGTGAACAAAAGTGGGATGTACACCGTCGAAAAGATGCACAACGAAACTCGAAGCAGTGACGCATTCCAAGACGTACTGTCGCTTCGTAATGTCACAACATATCAGCTATTAACTAGCACTGTCACCATGGCAGTTCGCACTGCCAGATCCCAGTCTGGTGACCGCAACTCTGAACAATGGATCAGCCGTGTTCCGGCTGGTGGTCACAGTCAAAAGACAAGTTACCTGAACCTAGAGCCTGCGAGCACCTTTGCTGCAACGACTACCAAGAAGGGCACCACAGGAGCGACCAGGAAAGAGGGTGGTACACTACACAACACTGGTACCACTGCCACGGTAAGGGTAGAAGCCAACAATCAGAGTGTGGGCTCTCATGAACCACCAAAGTACCATGCCAACGGTGTCGTAGCAGGGCGGAGCAGTGCAGCTTTAACGGACACTACTTCGGCGTTCGCCGCAGATACTGATGAATATAATGACACTGAAATCATGAGCAGCAGAGCAGCGACGGCACACAGCATCGGTATTAACAGATCCTCCGTAGGGCCAGAGTATGGCGAACCCATCCATGGGCGAGTTGCAGACGAGAATCGTTCTACGAACGGGACCATTAGTTTCCTCGCTGCGTCCCTTCCTGTCGCACAGCATGCCTCCTCTTCAGCAATCAAAAGTACAAGGGCTCCAgggggaagtgacgccaacgaATATGGGTCCAAGTATTTTCGCTCATCTACCGAAATAGCGCACTCTGTCTCACGAGGTAGAAGTAAGGATAGTTCGGTATTCGGGGCCTCCGTTAGCATGGTGTTGCCTTTCACGTTGTCATTACGAAGCGCAGCACAGACCGTCACCTCAGTGTCAGGGATCCCACTCAGGAATGACTTAGTATCGCCTATACCCTCAATTACGACTGAAGACAAGGAGTATGATGATAACGATACTGGAGACACCACTGCGGTATCTGGCTCATCTGACCCAAAGATGCCCACTGCATTGAAGAAAGTCCCGAAGGGTAACGCAAGCACTTCTGGTTCTACCATTTTTCCCAAACGCACGGAGTTATCAAGCGTGACACCCATCACGATAAGCACGAACCTCACAACACGACGTCTGTTGATTTCTGGTGGGACCGCGTACGCTTCCAATATAACAACTAAAGCTACCGATGGTAACCAGGGCACATCAAAAATCGCGCGGCGTCAGATCCAGTCCAACCTGTCCCAAGTGACAAGACGAGCACTGTCCGAATCCCTCAGGACTGAAACTTCAACTACAATCAAGCTTACCACTTATGCGAAAGGAAGAACAACAGACCAACGGATGAACACCAGCAGCACTCAACTACCGGGACTCTTGTCCCCGCGCAACTCAACGAGAACAGGAACCACAAAGGTGACCGAAGACGAAGATCTCCAGTGGATGGCTAACAAAGGCAGTACATCTGCAAAGTTACCCACAGCCAGCGACAAGCACTCTTCTCAACCTACCGATTATTATGACGACAACACCACATTTATCAACGAACCTCCAAAAGGTACGCCTGGAAGGCAGGAAACAATCCAGAAACGCCGATCGCAAGGAGAGTTAGGCGAGCCCGTCAGGCTAAACAGTAGCACTACAGCTGCTTTGCATACGGCTTACTACTACGATGACGCCCTGTCAGAGAGCTCGTCTACGAAGACAACAGAGACTGACGAGGATTCGCAGTATCAAAACTCCCCGGATGACAGTTTCGACGATCTCTTCTACTAA
- the LOC135370306 gene encoding neprilysin-1-like — MIPFSGDSASRDTTLEGRDTTLSTSYSKAPSTTTKYSSSGNKQDANEKSSYWWFVFGAIPVTTFLVVTIPIALFLKTFIGFDRVRVCDTKACREAGQFYGQIIERGRADPCDDFYAHVCKRWTHNARIPPHSRKFSFDDWIVSDIEKTIFSEIEASITEQGQIMNQMTHIPVRKFEAIFAACQNAAERNGTADEIKKVPAILGLEHFPSLDPEGDPKISVIAGRLAKNFGLFPLVTVGLRVDPEDYSKVVIYLDEPETTALPKFILSTTESSNWLRQSVCDAMLTVYNIVPSNDQWDTLCDNIQAFDIDLIKRLRYAEGHRPGDYYESKLHKLKDLDNSFYWNWMTFLKTIFENTKTNIGPQTKVLVGNPKYISGLSRFLQKQSKDVIYNYLGYRVLLRLGLLYRTHEKHVKTLFYRYHLGYRTEPERWRLCLRFAERSMPMAASWVYHMWIKKKFGLKGDKLWVKFFNIYRKLYESVDYSYAYSYLTTADARVEAFRKLKDVRLQLFFINATMTDPLLKLYGGQETKINVNAPVPGIYEMTKHYWNNYFSISKNGPELDIAYSGSIFDIYSTYHYDLNSLFVSHGAFHGPMFAKDKNLLLDLVKSGYRIGRNLLKAIDERGGYIDSQHHRQDWMGFYTRQRLLFNKNCVYKQYAGKRVAESRLRLNANATVNEDMIDVAIITPLLRFYRKLIYEKAYPFPDYRLQGLHYVSSDQLFFYSLTESFCEKTTKEAVDELIHNGTFSPNKYRINNPLRNSAHFVKAFSCSEGSHMNAGKHSCDFWSTFRKDF, encoded by the exons ATGATTCCTTTCAGCGGA GACAGTGCCTCCCGTGACACTACACTTGAAGGAAGGGACACCACGTTGTCGACCAGCTACTCCAAGGCACCGTCGACGACCACGAAATATTCCAGCTCTGGCAACAA GCAGGACGCAAATGAGAAGTCGTCGTACTGGTGGTTTGTCTTCGGAGCGATCCCGGTGACAACATTCCTTGTCGTCACCATTCCGATTGCCCTTTTTCTCAAGACATTTATTG GGTTCGACCGTGTGCGAGTATGCGACACCAAGGCATGCAGGGAAGCCG GGCAATTCTACGGCCAAATCATCGAAAGAGGACGCGCAGACCCGTGTGATGATTTTTATGCGCACGTCTGCAAAAGATGGACGCACAACGCTAGAATACCACCGCACTCGAGGAAGTTCTCATTCGACGACTGGATTGTGTCGGACATAGAGAAGACAATATTCTCTGAAATAGAAG cTTCTATTACTGAACAAGGCCAGATCATGAACCAAATGACACACATACCGGTGCGAAAGTTCGAGGCTATTTTTGCTGCTTGCCAGAACGCAG CGGAACGAAATGGCACTGCGGATGAAATCAAGAAGGTCCCTGCCATTTTAGGACTGGAGCATTTTCCTTCCCTCGACCCTGAGGGCGATCCCAAGATATCAGTAATCGCCGGCAGGCTGGCTAAGAACTTTGGCTTGTTCCCGCTTGTTACTGTAGGGCTAAGAGTCGACCCGGAGGACTACTCGAAAGTAGTGATCTAC CTGGACGAACCAGAAACGACAGCTTTACCGAAGTTCATCTTGTCCACGACGGAGTCGTCCAACTGGCTGCGGCAGAGCGTCTGCGATGCTATGCTTACGGTCTACAACATCGTGCCGTCCAACGATCAGTGGGATACGTTGTGCGACAACATACAAGCATTCGACATCGACCTTATCAAG AGGCTGCGATACGCCGAGGGCCATCGTCCGGGTGATTACTACGAGAGTAAACTTCATAAGCTGAAAGACTTGGACAACTCGTTCTAC TGGAACTGGATGACCTTCCTGAAGACAATCTTCGAGAACACAAAAACCAACATCGGGCCGCAGACAAAAGTGCTCGTTGGAAATCCCAAATACATCTCTGGCTTATCGCGTTTCTTGCAGAAACAATCTAA AGACGTCATCTACAACTACCTCGGCTACCGGGTGCTCCTAAGATTGGGCCTCCTGTACCGAACCCACGAAAAACACGTCAAGACACTCTTCTACCGGTACCACCTGGGCTACAGAACGGAACCAGAGCGTTGGCGACTGTGCCTTCGATTTGCTGAGAGAAGTATGCCTATGGCAGCGTCATGGGTGTATCACATGTGGATTAAGAAGAAATTTGGGCTCAAGGGAGACAAG CTGTGGGTCAAGTTCTTTAACATATACCGCAAGCTGTATGAAAGTGTTGACTACTCGTACGCGTACAGCTACCTCACTACGGCCGACGCAAGAGTAGAAGCTTTCAGAAAG CTCAAGGATGTGCGGCTACAGTTGTTCTTCATCAATGCGACGATGACGGATCCACTGTTAAAGCTGTATGGTGGCCAG GAGACAAAAATCAACGTCAACGCGCCGGTGCCCGGCATCTACGAAATGACGAAGCACTACTGGAACAACTACTTTAGCATATCCAAAAACGGCCCAGAACTGGACATAGC GTACTCGGGATCCATCTTCGACATCTACAGCACGTACCACTACGATCTGAACTCGCTCT TTGTGTCTCACGGTGCGTTTCACGGGCCAATGTTTGCAAAGGATAAGAACTT ACTTCTGGACCTGGTGAAAAGCGGATACCGGATAGGCAGGAACTTACTGAAGGCCATTGATGAGCGCG GAGGCTACATCGACTCTCAGCATCATAGGCAAGACTGGATGGGGTTCTACACCAGACAGAGGCTCTTGTTCAATAAGAACTGTGTCTACAAGCAGTACGCAGGAAAGAGGGTTGCGGAGTCCAGACTTCGG CTCAACGCAAATGCTACGGTGAACGAGGACATGATTGACGTGGCCATCATCACTCCACTGCTACGG TTCTACCGCAAGTTAATATACGAAAAGGCGTATCCGTTCCCGGACTACAGACTGCAAGGACTACACTACGTGTCCTCGGACCAACTCTTCTTCTATTCCTTGACTGAG TCGTTCTGCGAGAAGACAACCAAAGAAGCTGTCGACGAATTAATCCACAACGGCACGTTTAGTCCGAACAAATACAG GATCAACAATCCTCTTCGGAACTCAGCGCACTTCGTGAAAGCATTTTCGTGCTCCGAAGGCAGTCACATGAATGCTGGGAAGCACAGCTGTGACTTCTGGTCCACTTTCAGAAAAGACTTCTGA
- the LOC135370312 gene encoding uncharacterized protein LOC135370312 codes for MALIPPPQLMGMDVEGGMGMDMGGDMMMDADLYQEPEPPARPWFSTTAILFLCGIFLITLCGIVGTVVFLSVLKTRAQGPSEAPEPTTLKSDDEAARIVALFENIRKPPGKLSYLAPGVSGALDVSA; via the exons ATGGCACTGATACCCCCACC GCAACTCATGGGGATGGACGTCGAAGGAGGCATGGGAATGGACATGGGCGGTGACATGATGATGGATGCTGATCTCTACCAAGAGCCCGAGCCTCCTGCCCGGCCTTGGTTTTCGACGACCGCCATATTGTTTCTGTGTGGCATCTTCTTGATTACACTGTGTGGAATAGTTGGCACCGTCGTCTTTCTCTCTGTCCTCAAAA CACGTGCTCAAGGTCCCTCCGAAGCTCCAGAGCCCACGACTTTGAAGTCGGATGACGAGGCAGCTAGGATCGTAGCCTTGTTTGAGAACATAA GAAAGCCCCCAGGGAAGCTAAGTTACTTGGCCCCCGGCGTGTCCGGAGCACTGGACGTGTCCGCGTGA